A stretch of Acidimicrobiales bacterium DNA encodes these proteins:
- a CDS encoding DUF6328 family protein, translating to MPSPSQPAGETEHERLNRELDQLLSELRVALPGVQVLLAFLLTVPFSDRFDAVTAEASGVFVASVTLTAVASILLIAPVVQHRLRFRDGTKEETIKTANLLALIGAACLALAIGCAVYVVGVVGFPDTPVRWIGPVLVVVAALTWFVLPLRFRPNQTPPPGDPS from the coding sequence ATGCCGTCGCCGTCCCAGCCGGCCGGGGAGACCGAGCACGAACGCCTCAACCGGGAGCTGGACCAGCTCCTGAGCGAGCTGCGGGTGGCCCTGCCGGGTGTGCAGGTGCTGCTGGCCTTCCTGCTCACCGTCCCCTTCAGCGACCGCTTCGACGCCGTCACGGCGGAGGCCTCCGGGGTGTTCGTGGCCTCGGTGACCCTGACCGCGGTGGCCTCCATCCTGCTCATCGCCCCCGTGGTGCAGCACCGCCTGCGCTTCCGGGACGGGACCAAGGAGGAGACGATCAAGACGGCCAACCTCCTGGCCCTGATCGGCGCGGCCTGCCTGGCCCTGGCCATCGGCTGCGCCGTCTACGTGGTGGGGGTGGTCGGCTTCCCCGACACGCCGGTGCGGTGGATCGGCCCGGTGCTGGTCGTGGTGGCCGCCCTGACCTGGTTCGTCCTCCCCCTCCGCTTCCGCCCGAACCAGACCCCGCCCCCCGGCGACCCGTCCTGA
- a CDS encoding iron-containing redox enzyme family protein yields the protein MSTLAAPPPAADPVLPRPPAPTLPPPRGPLGRALHAHWQTGAPLPPPTAPVDDPLTDDDLHLALWSCYQLHYSGFAEVDDRLEWDPSTLAFRAGLEAQFEGALRAEHPDHPADDPLAALDDVATWAGPPLARTIATRGTLDQLREFAIHRSAYQLKEADAHTWGIPRLAGPGRAAMIEIQADEYGDGVPGQAHAELFAEAMADLGLDPTFGRYVDRLPGVTLATDNLVSMFGLHRRLRGALVGHLALFEMCSVLPMSRYLAAARRLGPLPALERFYAVHVEIDEHHGRLARDQMAAPVVASDPSLGPEVVFGAAALSRCEARLAGHILGAWDRGRSSLRPPTPAPLVVAGDGAG from the coding sequence GTGAGCACCCTCGCCGCCCCCCCGCCGGCGGCCGATCCGGTGCTGCCCCGGCCGCCGGCCCCCACCCTCCCCCCACCCCGGGGGCCGTTGGGCCGGGCCCTGCACGCCCACTGGCAGACCGGCGCGCCCCTCCCCCCGCCGACGGCCCCCGTCGACGACCCGCTGACCGACGACGACCTCCACCTCGCCCTGTGGAGCTGCTACCAGCTCCACTACAGCGGGTTCGCCGAGGTCGACGACCGCCTCGAGTGGGACCCGTCCACACTGGCCTTCCGCGCCGGTCTGGAGGCCCAGTTCGAGGGCGCCCTCCGGGCCGAGCACCCCGACCACCCGGCCGACGACCCGCTGGCCGCCCTGGACGACGTCGCCACCTGGGCCGGCCCGCCCCTGGCCCGCACCATCGCCACCCGGGGCACCCTGGACCAGCTCCGGGAGTTCGCCATCCACCGCTCCGCCTACCAGCTCAAGGAGGCCGACGCCCACACCTGGGGCATCCCCCGGCTGGCCGGGCCGGGGCGGGCGGCCATGATCGAGATCCAGGCCGACGAGTACGGCGACGGCGTGCCCGGGCAGGCCCACGCCGAGCTGTTCGCCGAGGCCATGGCCGACCTCGGGCTCGACCCCACCTTCGGCCGCTACGTCGACCGGCTCCCGGGTGTCACCCTGGCCACCGACAACCTGGTGAGCATGTTCGGCCTCCACCGCCGCCTGCGGGGCGCCCTGGTCGGCCACCTGGCCCTGTTCGAGATGTGCTCCGTGCTGCCCATGTCCCGGTACCTGGCCGCCGCCCGCCGCCTCGGGCCGCTGCCGGCCCTCGAGCGCTTCTACGCCGTCCACGTCGAGATCGACGAGCACCACGGCCGCCTGGCCCGCGACCAGATGGCCGCCCCCGTGGTGGCCTCCGACCCCTCCCTGGGCCCCGAGGTGGTGTTCGGGGCTGCGGCCCTGAGCCGCTGCGAGGCCCGCCTGGCCGGCCACATCCTGGGCGCCTGGGACCGGGGCCGCTCGTCGCTCCGCCCCCCCACGCCGGCTCCGCTGGTGGTTGCCGGCGACGGCGCCGGGTAG
- a CDS encoding maleylpyruvate isomerase family mycothiol-dependent enzyme, whose product MDVIVAALRQQQEELAGIVGLLDPAGLLSPSRCPGWTVADVLLHLAQTNEVAVASCQGRLTAAVEGLPAAQDRRSSVDDWAGAWVEAERGDPEAARQRWATSAEVQAEAFAACDPADRVQWVAGDMAARSLATTRLAETWIHTVDAAVAVGPEPAPTARLGHVARLAWRTVPYALAGGGHEPAGPVAFDLEAPDGTRWAFGPGDAPTVVRGTAHALCTVAGQRARAADVGLVADGPDADAVLCLVRTFA is encoded by the coding sequence ATGGACGTGATCGTGGCCGCCCTCCGCCAGCAGCAGGAGGAGCTGGCCGGCATCGTCGGCCTGCTCGACCCCGCCGGCCTGCTGAGCCCGTCCCGGTGCCCGGGCTGGACGGTGGCCGACGTCCTGCTCCACCTGGCCCAGACCAACGAGGTGGCCGTGGCCAGCTGCCAGGGCCGGCTGACGGCCGCCGTCGAAGGGCTGCCCGCGGCCCAGGACCGACGCTCCTCGGTCGACGACTGGGCCGGGGCGTGGGTCGAGGCCGAGCGGGGCGACCCCGAAGCGGCCCGCCAGCGGTGGGCGACCAGCGCCGAGGTCCAGGCCGAGGCGTTCGCGGCCTGTGACCCGGCCGACCGGGTGCAGTGGGTGGCCGGTGACATGGCCGCCCGGTCGCTGGCCACCACCCGGCTGGCCGAGACGTGGATCCACACCGTCGACGCCGCCGTGGCCGTCGGGCCCGAGCCGGCGCCGACCGCCCGCCTCGGGCACGTGGCCCGCCTGGCCTGGAGGACGGTGCCCTACGCCCTGGCGGGCGGGGGCCACGAACCGGCCGGCCCGGTGGCGTTCGACCTGGAGGCGCCGGACGGCACCCGGTGGGCCTTCGGCCCGGGCGACGCCCCGACCGTGGTGCGGGGCACGGCACACGCCCTGTGCACCGTGGCCGGCCAGCGGGCCCGGGCCGCGGACGTGGGCCTGGTGGCCGACGGCCCCGACGCCGACGCCGTCCTGTGCCTGGTGCGCACCTTCGCCTGA
- a CDS encoding SRPBCC family protein: MPVLSPPSTRSASIRLPVEVERAWAVVSDPRTYPRWLVGAVDILHVDDHWPEPGTSFRHRVGLAGPLTTEDSTTVVDLDAPRSLVLKARARPFGRAHVEIEVRPASGGSEVTMREGMLGLLAPLTPLAQPLILARNKRSLQRLRDLPEAGAS; the protein is encoded by the coding sequence ATGCCCGTGCTGTCCCCCCCCTCCACGCGCTCGGCCTCCATCCGGCTCCCGGTGGAGGTCGAGCGCGCTTGGGCCGTCGTGTCCGATCCCCGCACCTACCCCCGCTGGCTGGTGGGCGCCGTCGACATCCTCCACGTCGACGACCACTGGCCGGAGCCGGGCACCTCGTTCCGCCACCGCGTCGGGCTGGCCGGCCCCCTCACCACCGAGGACAGCACCACGGTGGTGGACCTCGATGCGCCCCGGTCCCTCGTGCTGAAGGCCCGGGCCCGGCCCTTCGGCCGGGCCCACGTGGAGATCGAGGTGCGGCCCGCCTCCGGCGGCTCCGAGGTGACCATGAGGGAGGGGATGCTCGGCCTGCTGGCCCCCCTCACGCCCCTGGCCCAGCCACTGATCCTGGCCCGCAACAAGCGGTCGTTGCAACGGCTGCGGGACCTGCCGGAGGCCGGCGCCTCGTAG
- a CDS encoding hemerythrin domain-containing protein, whose translation MPDVLAHLMEEHRKVERMLAQLKDSDPGDQRDELFRDLTDSLRTHMAVEERFLYPLMAEHLDEETAADATDEHELARSGISEAAQRLEEGAFSAAIEILEAGIGHHVEEEESELFPKLRERAAGQLAQMEPDDLEAQVAGDDQTRDELYEKAQEADVPGRSTMTKQELQEAVAEQ comes from the coding sequence ATGCCCGACGTCCTGGCCCACCTGATGGAAGAGCACCGCAAGGTAGAGCGGATGCTGGCCCAACTGAAGGACTCCGACCCCGGCGACCAGCGCGACGAGCTGTTCCGCGACCTGACCGACTCGCTCCGCACCCACATGGCCGTGGAGGAGCGGTTCCTCTACCCGCTCATGGCCGAGCACCTGGACGAGGAGACCGCGGCCGACGCCACCGACGAGCACGAGCTGGCCCGTAGCGGCATCTCCGAGGCGGCCCAGCGCCTGGAGGAGGGCGCCTTCTCGGCCGCCATCGAGATCCTGGAGGCCGGCATCGGACACCACGTCGAGGAGGAGGAGTCCGAGTTGTTCCCCAAGCTGCGGGAACGGGCCGCCGGCCAGTTGGCCCAGATGGAGCCCGACGACCTGGAGGCCCAGGTGGCCGGCGACGACCAGACCCGGGACGAGCTGTACGAGAAGGCCCAGGAGGCCGACGTGCCGGGCCGCTCCACCATGACCAAGCAGGAGCTCCAGGAGGCGGTGGCCGAGCAGTAG
- a CDS encoding GAF domain-containing SpoIIE family protein phosphatase, whose product MGSPPDAIIGLLQDVAAVLAGAGSVDEVLEQCVTVVAGRLDAPSAAAWLAEPDQGRLRRRAATGTLPSTGWPRVERLGEGAGALGRAAAAGRPVVCNGPVADDVAVDRAWAEAHGVAALAAVPLVASGDLVGVLAVASRRPVGEATTHALSAVGDLMAAGVRRTRAEQALRDEAEVLEILRQESIALSGIHRLSDVVRYATDTATRLTGAQFGAFFYNVVDARGESYTLFTIAGVPEERFAGFPLPRNTQVFGPTFEGVGTVRLHDVTEDERYGHNPPFHGMPEGHLSVRSYLAAPVISGGGEVLGGLFFGHEDPGVFTARAERVAEGIARHAAAAMERVQMFEAEHRLSVRFQERLLAQPIAAPPGVDIAARYVPASDLAQVGGDWYDVQSLPDGRVVVAVGDVVGHDLRAAMAMSRLRDAVQLYSIEGAAPAEALDRVDGYMARAGITEYATAIVASYDPGTRVMEVARAGHPPPLVVRADGTWSWPEPDTMAGGMLGAGLGGIRRRAARLALAEGDLVVLFTDGLVERRDAPLDDGVAALAEIVSRHREAPARAVCDLVIEDLTDEAHADDVVCVVVRVVA is encoded by the coding sequence GTGGGATCGCCCCCAGACGCCATCATCGGGTTGCTCCAGGACGTCGCCGCCGTCCTGGCCGGGGCCGGGTCCGTGGACGAGGTGCTGGAGCAGTGCGTGACCGTGGTGGCCGGACGCCTCGACGCGCCGTCGGCGGCGGCCTGGCTGGCCGAGCCCGACCAGGGCCGCCTCCGCCGCCGGGCCGCCACCGGCACCCTCCCGTCCACCGGGTGGCCGCGGGTCGAGCGCCTCGGGGAGGGGGCCGGTGCCCTCGGCCGGGCCGCAGCGGCTGGCCGGCCCGTGGTCTGCAACGGCCCGGTGGCGGACGACGTCGCGGTCGACCGGGCCTGGGCCGAGGCCCACGGCGTGGCCGCGCTGGCCGCCGTGCCCCTGGTGGCCTCCGGCGACCTGGTGGGGGTGCTGGCGGTGGCCAGCCGCCGCCCGGTGGGGGAGGCCACGACCCACGCCCTCTCGGCGGTGGGCGACCTGATGGCTGCCGGGGTGCGGCGCACCCGGGCCGAGCAGGCCCTGCGGGACGAGGCCGAGGTCCTGGAGATCCTCCGGCAGGAGTCGATCGCCCTGTCCGGGATCCACCGGCTCTCCGACGTGGTGCGCTACGCCACCGACACCGCCACCCGCCTGACCGGGGCCCAGTTCGGCGCCTTCTTCTACAACGTGGTCGACGCCCGGGGTGAGTCCTACACCCTCTTCACCATCGCCGGCGTGCCCGAGGAGCGGTTCGCCGGGTTCCCCCTGCCCCGCAACACGCAGGTCTTCGGGCCCACGTTCGAGGGTGTGGGGACGGTGCGGCTGCACGACGTCACCGAGGACGAGCGCTACGGCCACAACCCGCCGTTCCACGGCATGCCGGAGGGCCACCTGTCGGTTCGCAGCTACCTCGCCGCGCCGGTGATCTCCGGCGGCGGTGAGGTGCTGGGGGGGCTGTTCTTCGGCCACGAGGACCCGGGGGTCTTCACGGCCCGGGCCGAGCGGGTGGCCGAGGGCATCGCCCGCCACGCCGCCGCGGCCATGGAGCGGGTCCAGATGTTCGAGGCCGAGCACCGCCTGTCGGTCCGGTTCCAGGAGCGGCTGCTGGCCCAGCCCATCGCCGCCCCACCCGGGGTCGACATCGCGGCCCGCTACGTCCCGGCCAGCGACCTGGCCCAGGTGGGGGGGGACTGGTACGACGTCCAGAGCCTGCCGGATGGCCGGGTGGTGGTCGCCGTGGGCGACGTGGTGGGCCACGACCTGCGGGCGGCCATGGCCATGAGCCGCCTGCGCGACGCCGTCCAGCTCTACTCGATCGAGGGAGCGGCGCCGGCCGAGGCCCTGGACCGGGTGGACGGCTACATGGCCCGGGCCGGGATCACCGAGTACGCCACCGCCATCGTCGCCTCCTACGACCCCGGGACCCGGGTGATGGAGGTGGCCCGGGCCGGCCACCCACCACCGCTCGTCGTCCGGGCCGACGGGACGTGGTCGTGGCCCGAGCCCGACACCATGGCCGGGGGCATGCTGGGCGCCGGCCTGGGCGGGATCCGCCGTCGCGCCGCCCGCCTGGCCCTGGCCGAGGGCGACCTGGTGGTCCTGTTCACCGACGGGTTGGTCGAGCGGAGGGACGCCCCCCTCGACGACGGCGTCGCCGCCCTGGCCGAGATCGTGTCCCGGCACCGGGAGGCCCCGGCCCGGGCTGTGTGCGATCTGGTCATCGAGGACCTCACCGACGAGGCCCACGCCGATGACGTGGTCTGTGTGGTGGTCCGTGTCGTGGCCTGA
- a CDS encoding ATP-binding protein: MNADGLPDAAIGGDPESVVISVPCDLAALGDARFHLATAAAAWGVRDVEAVEVIATELIGNAIVHARSPALVRLSRLEGGQALLEVTDESAERPVKITPYERHTRGLGLHVVEALAERWGVTVGRPGGSKVVWAVIDSSDD, from the coding sequence ATGAACGCTGATGGCCTCCCGGACGCCGCCATCGGGGGCGACCCGGAATCGGTGGTCATCAGCGTGCCCTGCGACCTGGCCGCGCTGGGAGACGCCCGGTTCCACCTGGCCACCGCGGCCGCCGCCTGGGGGGTCCGCGACGTGGAGGCCGTGGAGGTGATCGCCACCGAGCTGATCGGCAACGCCATCGTCCACGCTCGCTCCCCGGCCCTGGTCCGGCTGTCGCGCCTGGAGGGCGGCCAGGCGCTGCTGGAGGTCACCGACGAGTCGGCCGAGCGTCCGGTCAAGATCACCCCTTACGAGCGCCACACCCGGGGCCTGGGCCTGCACGTGGTGGAGGCCCTGGCCGAGCGCTGGGGGGTGACGGTGGGGCGGCCGGGCGGGTCCAAGGTCGTCTGGGCCGTCATCGACAGCTCAGACGACTGA
- a CDS encoding STAS domain-containing protein, producing the protein MEGQVPEPTSGGTRLHVVVARDDGTATVALEGELDLATADLLPPTPDHPLQGVHAVVVDCGRLRFCDSAGVRALNELRLAVERSGGSVTLHDPSPMLARVLDIAGLGSLFRGVDGPSR; encoded by the coding sequence GTGGAGGGCCAGGTCCCCGAGCCCACGTCCGGAGGGACACGGCTGCACGTCGTCGTCGCACGCGACGACGGCACCGCGACCGTGGCCCTGGAGGGCGAGCTCGACCTGGCCACCGCCGACCTGCTCCCCCCCACGCCGGACCACCCCCTGCAGGGCGTCCACGCCGTGGTGGTGGACTGCGGCCGTCTCAGGTTCTGCGACTCGGCCGGCGTCCGGGCCCTGAACGAGCTCCGCCTGGCCGTCGAGCGGTCCGGCGGCTCGGTGACGCTCCACGATCCCAGCCCCATGCTGGCCCGCGTGCTCGACATCGCCGGCCTGGGGTCACTGTTCCGTGGGGTCGACGGCCCTAGCCGGTGA
- a CDS encoding response regulator: MTGPGATAPVRVLVADDDADQRLLLRRLLSRAGFDDVVEAADGHEALAAAVAHTPDLILLDLAMPGRSGVEVLPDLHDQVPTARVVVLSNLPRGRLGSIVRDRGAVGYVEKRVDPDRLVHEVLVAAALTERAAARASTRLPAAAAAAGAARAFIRDTLDGPDRALLAEVELLVSELVTNAVLHASSAPRVDVVLAPQHVRVEVQDDDPDLPVLRAQTDPDTIGGRGILLIDRMASRWGAEARDDGKVVWFELDRPGPAPGGITG; this comes from the coding sequence GTGACCGGACCGGGGGCCACCGCACCGGTCCGGGTGTTGGTGGCCGACGACGACGCCGACCAGCGGCTGCTGCTGCGCCGCCTGCTGTCCCGGGCCGGCTTCGACGACGTGGTGGAGGCGGCCGACGGCCACGAAGCCCTGGCCGCGGCCGTGGCCCACACCCCCGACCTCATCCTGCTCGACCTGGCCATGCCCGGCCGCTCCGGCGTCGAGGTCCTGCCCGACCTCCACGACCAGGTGCCCACCGCCCGGGTGGTCGTCCTGTCCAACCTGCCTCGGGGGCGGCTGGGCAGCATCGTCCGGGACCGGGGGGCGGTGGGCTACGTCGAGAAGCGGGTCGATCCCGACCGCCTGGTGCACGAGGTCCTCGTGGCCGCGGCGTTGACCGAGCGGGCCGCGGCCCGGGCATCCACCCGACTCCCGGCCGCGGCCGCGGCGGCCGGCGCAGCCCGCGCCTTCATCCGTGACACCCTGGACGGCCCGGACCGGGCCCTGCTGGCTGAGGTCGAGCTCCTGGTCAGCGAGCTGGTGACCAACGCCGTCCTGCACGCCTCGAGCGCGCCGCGCGTCGACGTGGTCCTGGCACCGCAGCACGTGCGGGTCGAGGTGCAGGACGACGACCCGGACTTGCCGGTCCTGCGGGCCCAGACCGACCCCGACACCATCGGCGGCCGGGGGATCCTGCTGATCGACCGCATGGCCTCGCGCTGGGGCGCCGAGGCCCGGGACGACGGCAAGGTGGTGTGGTTCGAGCTCGACCGGCCCGGGCCGGCCCCCGGTGGGATCACCGGCTAG
- a CDS encoding PAS domain-containing sensor histidine kinase has product MDRFALDRQPGPGPAAESEAGLLQLLVHAVTDYAIFALDPDGVVATWNPGAARLKGYRAEEIIGQHFSRFYTEEDLAAELPDRELAIAAAEGHFEDEGWRIRKDGTRFWANVVITALRAEDGRLVGFGKVTRDLTERKHGEDILRDSEERFRLLVSGVRDYAIFLLTPEGRIASWNLGAEKLKGYRADEIIGQHFSRFYTEEDRRDDLPGHGLRTALSEGRWESQGWRLRKDGTRFWADVVITALRDSEGRHRGFAKVTRDLTDRKRNEDALRGVLERERGVAARLRELDRMKNELVAVIAHDLQEPIGVIRGFLQLARADWATTSEAERLEILSRIADRTEVLAHLVDDVLDMARIEAGQLRIDTVPVDLEATIAQVVADAAVRAPDRVVDVDLDVNGALALGDPQRTWQVLANLVSNALKFSPEDTPVTITTEGRPGEVVVSVADRGPGIPAEQQPHLFERFSRLPHGETRPGTGIGLFIARSLAEAQQGRLWVESAPGAGSTFRLALPAAP; this is encoded by the coding sequence ATGGACCGCTTCGCCCTCGACCGCCAGCCCGGCCCGGGCCCGGCGGCCGAGTCGGAGGCCGGCCTGCTCCAGCTGCTCGTCCACGCCGTCACCGACTACGCCATCTTCGCCCTGGACCCCGACGGCGTGGTGGCCACCTGGAACCCCGGCGCGGCCCGGCTCAAGGGGTACCGGGCCGAGGAGATCATCGGCCAGCACTTCTCCCGCTTCTACACCGAGGAGGACTTGGCGGCCGAGCTACCCGACCGGGAGCTGGCCATCGCCGCCGCCGAGGGCCACTTCGAGGACGAGGGCTGGCGCATCCGCAAGGACGGCACCCGCTTCTGGGCCAACGTGGTCATCACCGCCCTCCGGGCCGAGGACGGGCGACTGGTGGGCTTCGGCAAGGTCACCCGCGACCTCACCGAGCGCAAGCACGGGGAGGACATCCTCCGGGACAGCGAGGAGCGGTTCCGCCTGCTGGTCAGCGGCGTCCGGGACTACGCCATCTTCCTGCTCACCCCCGAGGGCCGGATCGCCAGCTGGAACCTGGGCGCCGAGAAGCTGAAGGGGTACCGGGCCGACGAGATCATCGGCCAGCACTTCTCCCGCTTCTACACCGAGGAGGACCGCCGGGACGACCTTCCCGGCCACGGCCTGCGGACCGCCCTGTCCGAGGGGCGCTGGGAGAGCCAGGGGTGGCGGCTCCGCAAGGACGGCACCCGCTTCTGGGCCGACGTGGTCATCACCGCCCTCCGGGACAGCGAGGGCCGGCACCGGGGCTTCGCCAAGGTCACCCGCGACCTCACCGACCGCAAGCGCAACGAGGACGCCCTGCGGGGCGTCCTGGAACGAGAGCGCGGCGTGGCGGCGCGCCTGCGCGAGCTCGACCGGATGAAGAACGAGCTGGTGGCCGTCATCGCCCACGACCTGCAGGAGCCGATCGGCGTGATCCGAGGCTTCCTCCAGCTCGCCCGGGCCGACTGGGCGACCACCTCGGAGGCCGAGCGGTTGGAGATCCTGAGCCGGATCGCCGATCGGACCGAGGTGTTGGCCCACCTGGTCGACGACGTGTTGGACATGGCCCGCATCGAGGCCGGCCAGCTGCGGATCGACACCGTGCCGGTCGACCTGGAGGCCACCATCGCCCAGGTGGTGGCCGACGCCGCCGTGCGCGCACCGGACCGGGTGGTGGACGTGGACCTCGACGTCAACGGCGCCCTGGCCCTCGGCGATCCCCAGCGGACCTGGCAGGTGCTCGCCAACCTGGTCTCCAACGCCCTGAAGTTCTCGCCCGAGGACACCCCGGTGACGATCACCACCGAGGGGCGGCCCGGCGAGGTCGTGGTCTCGGTCGCCGATCGGGGCCCGGGCATCCCGGCCGAGCAGCAGCCGCACCTCTTCGAGCGGTTCTCCCGGCTGCCGCACGGCGAGACCCGGCCCGGCACCGGCATCGGGCTGTTCATCGCCCGGTCGCTGGCCGAGGCTCAGCAGGGCCGCCTGTGGGTCGAGTCCGCCCCCGGCGCCGGCTCGACGTTCCGCCTCGCCCTGCCCGCCGCCCCGTGA